The genomic window TGTTGGGTTTAAAACCTAAGATAAGTTTGAGTTCAGATAAATTATCTAGGCGAGCATTTTTTACTTTGTAGTCTTTATCATAATACATGGCATCTTCAGCGCCAAAGCTTCCGTAAGGTCTATTGTCCTTATCCATCCAGTCCACCAAGGCATCTACGAGGCTATTATCAATGGATAACAATGTGAAAAGGCGTTGAAGTTGCTCGACATGTTTCTGAATAGCGACACCATTATCATCAACCAAGTCGTTGAGGTTGAAGTAGCGGTTGCTATCTTCCAAGGTGACGCCAATGATACCATCGTCAATTGGAAAAGGCGGAAGCCCTAGTGCCCAGTCTTCTTCTAGGGAGTCCACGTTACCTGTTAATTTGTAATCTTCTTTAAGGTATAACTTGACCAATTCAAAGGCAGATTCACTTGCCATGGTTGCGCGAACTTCATCTTGCATATTGGTCGCGCGTTTAATGGCTATCATATCCTCATAAGCAGCCATACTTGCCCATGCTGCAATGATGGCGACCATGCCAAGCACCATAATTAGGGCTACACCGCGTTGCGTATGTAAATTGGAGTGTTGTTGCATCATGTGGGCAAGCTTAGTCAATGACGCATGGCTTGACTATGCTATGGTGCATCGAAGTAAAATGACAATCTATTATAATAGCTTCTTGAAACATGTCTCTAACACTCAAATCTCCCGTTAAAAATAAAGTGTTGTGTTATGAAAACTTGCCGTTAAGTTTCGCGTCCCTTCGCAAGGAGGGGCTGTTTATAAAGAAGGTTTTTTAGCAGTGCTTTATCAAGTTTGGTTGGCTGTTTTTGATTGTCATTTCGGCGTTAGAAACAAGCAGTTGACATGTTAAAGTTAGGCGATATGTTTCGCCTCCCTTCGTAAGAAGGGTCACAGGAAACGGTTTTGTAAGAGGTTGTTTTTTGTGGTTGATTTTGGATTGTTTGGATGTTGTTTTTGGTGTCTTAAGTAGGCGTTAAAAATAAGATGTTGACAAGTTAAAGTCAGGCGATAAAGTTCGCCGCCCGCAGCGAGACGGGTTACTTTTAAAGTGACATGTTACGGTGCTGGATTTGCTCTTTACAATATATAATTTTTACTTGAGCTGTGAGCGCATCGAGTCTTTCCTTAACTATTTGGTAGGATTACTTGATGTAAGCTTATAGTTCATAATATGAACGTTACGTTTATTTTTGAGTGGTCTTGTGACCAGATAGTTGGGATTAAGTAATATAACAAAGTTAAACTTTCTACGGAGAGTTTGATCCTGGCTCAGAACGAACGCTGGCGGCGTGCCTAACACATGCAAGTCGAACGGTAACAGATCTAGCTTGCTAGATGCTGACGAGTGGCGCACGGGTGAGTAACGCGTGGATATCTGCCTATTAGTGGGGGACAACTTGTGGAAACGCAAGCTAATACCGCATAAGCCCTACGGGGGAAAGCAGGGGACCTTCGGGCCTTGTGCTGATAGATGAGTCCGCGTCTGATTAGCTAGTTGGTAGGGTAAAGGCCTACCAAGGCGATGATCAGTAGCTGGTTTGAGAGGATGATCAGCCACACTGGAACTGAGACACGGTCCAGACTTCTACGGAAGGCAGCAGTGGGGAATATTGCACAATGGGCGCAAGCCTGATGCAGCGACGCCGCGTGTGGGAAGAAGGCTTTAGGGTTGTAAACCACTTTCAATTGGGAAGAAGAGATGAGTGTTAATAGCATTCTGATTTGACGGTACCTTTAGAAGAAGCACCGGCTAATTTCGTGCCAGCAGCCGCGGTAATACGAAAGGTGCAAGCGTTGTTCGGATTTACTGGGCGTAAAGAGAGTGTAGGTTGTTTATTAAGTCGGATGTGAAATCCCGGGGCTCAACCTCGGAACTGCATTCGATACTGGTAGACTAGAGTTCGGGAGGGGTAAGCGGAATTCCGTGTGTAGCAGTGAAATGCGTAGATATACGGAGGAACACCTGAGGCGAAGGCGGCTTACTGGACCGATA from Ghiorsea bivora includes these protein-coding regions:
- the gspK gene encoding type II secretion system minor pseudopilin GspK, which codes for MMQQHSNLHTQRGVALIMVLGMVAIIAAWASMAAYEDMIAIKRATNMQDEVRATMASESAFELVKLYLKEDYKLTGNVDSLEEDWALGLPPFPIDDGIIGVTLEDSNRYFNLNDLVDDNGVAIQKHVEQLQRLFTLLSIDNSLVDALVDWMDKDNRPYGSFGAEDAMYYDKDYKVKNARLDNLSELKLILGFKPNIIRRLKHVACVHPNTKNGTTAININTAPANVLMALFPNMSKLDVEALAENMPYENLNSIKSLPWVAGGDLPRLSVGSDTFTLRTHASFGRAQVREEYLLLRTQQNVQLLWRERLGWQF